One Magnetococcus sp. PR-3 DNA window includes the following coding sequences:
- a CDS encoding putative bifunctional diguanylate cyclase/phosphodiesterase, whose amino-acid sequence MTKTSTANPLKSIKGFILAIAVGATLFMTLSLYAVISDIYERSVRSDARKVATLMAEQTFQSMYQVMRKGWTRDDVEDFITALRTSVEGGDYRLDVLRAPMVEDLYGTIDQPPRDETIGQAIGTGERILVDEPDSLRLVYPLKAREECLKCHSNADVGNVLGIIDVHQNLVPILKRTRQEFINTLLWITPIPLLAAFFVALWIHGRLVGALDYLQERIVRINKVSDLTQLQEGVPPKTFNEVTLILDQVNSLSTRLQSFAVDKELLEFEIRLLERFVITSDVVKDWQNYVKQLLLEINQVMNTYALFSIFKVEEEQFDLEIFWRDPPCDDTRNGIEAIICSELQKNNSFTVDSSVTRINHHIARPDAPEMTVNPEEFRLQIKSLVVELPKIGGIVGIGVHVDLTRDPTRVLVMESTLSTLLNVVGSVKAISKYTRDLEFYATRDPLTGLYNQRILWELLRTEVERANRHNHQFALLLIDLDNFKTLNDTHGHAVGDDLLIAFSDHIGSTLRQGDVLGRYGGDEFVIMLPEVEEGVPFAAAERILKATESIQVTTTNGKTVGISASIGVAIFPDHATNAKDLFLFADTMMYKAKAEGKQPFTIPSEEDVIDAFKEIGEKSALVMRAIEEKWVEPFFQPIFDSHNGHAVAHEVLCRIQVPDDRLYSASEFIEIAERLGIVHKLDYVGMEKAFEQARRENYDGLLFINMSPKAMVLSEFFPTVKKMIEASGLKKENIVFEITERDTVRNLKNLELFIRNLHGEGYKFAIDDFGSGFSSFHYLKRFPIDYLKIEGEFIAHMLEDDKDLAFVRSMATLARDLGIKTVGEFVENGAIAHECRNSGITLLQGYHLARPSNHFFKPEPTTENEEKGVG is encoded by the coding sequence ATGACCAAAACCAGCACAGCCAACCCCCTAAAATCAATCAAGGGGTTTATTCTTGCGATTGCGGTTGGCGCCACACTGTTTATGACCCTCTCTCTTTATGCGGTTATCTCCGATATCTACGAACGTAGCGTGCGTAGCGATGCCCGGAAAGTCGCCACCCTAATGGCGGAACAGACGTTCCAGTCCATGTATCAAGTCATGCGTAAAGGGTGGACCCGTGATGATGTCGAAGATTTTATTACAGCGCTGCGTACCAGCGTTGAAGGTGGGGACTACCGCCTTGATGTTTTGCGTGCGCCCATGGTGGAAGACCTGTATGGGACCATTGATCAACCCCCACGTGATGAAACCATAGGCCAAGCGATTGGTACCGGTGAACGTATTTTGGTGGATGAACCGGATAGTCTGCGGTTGGTTTACCCGCTAAAAGCACGCGAAGAGTGCCTCAAATGCCACTCCAATGCAGATGTTGGCAATGTACTTGGCATTATAGATGTCCACCAAAATTTGGTGCCCATTCTTAAACGTACCCGACAGGAATTTATCAACACCCTGCTTTGGATCACGCCCATTCCCCTACTGGCGGCCTTTTTTGTGGCTTTGTGGATCCATGGACGGCTGGTCGGTGCACTGGACTATCTTCAAGAGCGTATTGTACGGATTAATAAGGTCAGTGATCTAACCCAGCTTCAAGAGGGCGTCCCCCCTAAGACCTTTAATGAGGTAACGCTCATTCTTGATCAGGTCAACAGCCTCTCCACCCGTTTACAGAGCTTTGCGGTGGATAAAGAGCTATTGGAGTTTGAAATTCGCCTACTTGAACGTTTTGTCATCACCTCAGATGTGGTGAAAGATTGGCAAAACTATGTCAAACAGCTGCTGCTGGAAATTAATCAGGTCATGAACACCTATGCCCTATTTTCCATTTTTAAGGTGGAAGAAGAGCAATTTGATCTGGAGATTTTTTGGCGGGACCCCCCTTGCGATGACACACGCAATGGTATTGAGGCGATTATTTGCAGTGAGCTGCAAAAAAATAACAGCTTTACCGTCGACAGTTCGGTCACCCGCATCAATCACCATATTGCCCGACCAGACGCACCTGAAATGACGGTTAATCCTGAGGAGTTCCGCCTACAGATCAAGTCTCTGGTGGTGGAACTGCCCAAGATTGGCGGTATTGTTGGTATTGGGGTGCATGTTGACCTTACCCGAGATCCCACCCGAGTCTTGGTCATGGAGAGCACCCTTTCCACCTTGCTCAATGTGGTCGGATCGGTAAAGGCCATCTCTAAATACACCCGTGATCTGGAGTTTTATGCCACACGAGATCCCTTAACGGGGCTCTATAATCAGAGAATCTTGTGGGAGCTGTTACGGACGGAAGTTGAGCGGGCTAACCGTCATAACCACCAATTTGCGCTGCTTTTAATTGATCTGGATAATTTTAAGACCCTCAATGACACCCACGGTCACGCCGTTGGGGATGATCTACTCATCGCCTTTTCTGATCATATTGGATCCACCCTGCGACAAGGGGATGTGTTGGGCCGATATGGCGGTGATGAATTTGTCATTATGCTACCTGAAGTGGAAGAAGGGGTCCCCTTTGCCGCAGCTGAGCGCATCCTTAAAGCCACGGAGAGCATTCAGGTAACAACCACCAATGGTAAAACGGTGGGCATTAGTGCATCCATTGGGGTCGCCATTTTCCCGGACCATGCCACCAATGCCAAGGATCTCTTCCTCTTTGCCGACACGATGATGTACAAGGCTAAAGCAGAAGGTAAACAACCCTTTACCATACCTTCTGAAGAAGATGTCATTGATGCATTTAAAGAGATTGGCGAAAAAAGTGCGCTGGTGATGCGTGCCATTGAAGAGAAGTGGGTTGAACCGTTCTTTCAACCGATTTTTGACAGCCATAATGGCCATGCGGTCGCCCATGAGGTCCTCTGCCGTATTCAAGTTCCCGATGACCGTCTCTACAGTGCCAGTGAATTTATTGAAATTGCAGAACGGCTTGGGATTGTACACAAACTTGACTATGTCGGTATGGAAAAAGCGTTTGAACAGGCCCGCCGGGAAAACTACGATGGCCTGCTCTTTATCAACATGTCCCCCAAAGCGATGGTGCTGAGCGAGTTTTTCCCCACCGTTAAAAAAATGATCGAGGCATCTGGCCTTAAAAAAGAGAACATTGTCTTTGAGATCACCGAGCGGGATACCGTACGTAACTTAAAAAACCTGGAGCTCTTTATCCGCAATCTACATGGTGAAGGTTATAAGTTTGCCATTGATGATTTTGGCTCTGGTTTCTCCTCCTTTCACTACCTTAAACGCTTTCCCATCGATTATCTTAAGATTGAAGGGGAGTTCATCGCCCACATGCTGGAAGATGATAAAGATCTTGCCTTTGTACGCAGTATGGCCACTCTGGCCAGGGATTTGGGGATCAAAACCGTCGGGGAGTTTGTGGAAAATGGGGCCATTGCCCATGAGTGCCGCAACTCCGGTATAACCTTGTTACAAGGCTACCATTTGGCACGCCCCAGTAATCATTTTTTCAAACCCGAACCGACAACAGAAAATGAGGAAAAAGGTGTTGGATAA
- a CDS encoding GGDEF domain-containing protein, with protein MDVLQQINHGLQSAKLSPQRIRELLHPGGHDDHFSRHRADVIISRLRMAGLGFGLLTLLWIPLDALLLPWPAWGSLAVQRLISAFIFFALAWPWKVPATHGRAMVELLILLLNPMLFFALSQWLLLSMELGSAGQILMGLYTLLPFVVLAGLSLFPLTAIESILFALPIVGLSAVGPLMAGSVPITEIISTAWIMLLAVGVYALAGVIQLHYMLSLVNRVMQDALTGAFTRHTGQELVDLYFLISIQHDTSLSLVLIDPDNLGQINEAYGQQAGDEAMREAVTCMSQALRRSDMVIRWSGETFLVLMANTDTKGVKRALQKIMADPWLGKRPDGKWLTASIGVSERIEDEISDWPQMVELVHERMWQAKKGGKGQAVISGGEVMKPQ; from the coding sequence ATGGATGTATTGCAACAAATTAACCATGGTTTGCAAAGCGCCAAGCTATCGCCACAGCGTATTAGGGAGCTGTTGCACCCTGGTGGCCATGATGATCATTTTAGCCGTCATCGGGCGGATGTCATCATCAGCCGATTACGTATGGCGGGTTTAGGTTTTGGTTTGCTGACGCTGTTGTGGATTCCGCTGGATGCCCTGTTGCTGCCTTGGCCTGCCTGGGGTTCACTGGCTGTGCAACGTTTGATCTCCGCCTTTATCTTTTTTGCCCTGGCCTGGCCGTGGAAAGTGCCAGCAACGCATGGGCGGGCCATGGTCGAGCTGCTCATTCTGCTCCTTAACCCCATGCTCTTTTTTGCGTTGAGTCAGTGGTTGCTGTTGTCGATGGAACTGGGGTCAGCTGGACAGATTTTAATGGGGTTATATACGCTCTTACCGTTTGTGGTACTGGCGGGTTTAAGCTTGTTCCCGCTCACGGCAATAGAGTCCATTCTGTTTGCTCTGCCCATTGTTGGCTTGAGTGCGGTGGGGCCCTTGATGGCAGGCAGCGTGCCCATAACCGAAATTATTTCAACCGCATGGATTATGCTGTTGGCGGTTGGTGTCTATGCGTTGGCTGGGGTTATTCAGCTGCACTATATGCTCTCATTGGTTAACCGGGTCATGCAGGATGCTTTAACAGGAGCCTTTACCCGGCACACTGGGCAAGAGCTGGTTGATTTATATTTTTTGATATCTATTCAGCATGATACTTCGCTTTCTCTGGTGCTTATTGATCCCGATAATCTGGGGCAGATTAATGAAGCCTATGGCCAACAGGCGGGTGATGAAGCCATGCGGGAGGCCGTAACCTGTATGAGCCAAGCGTTACGCCGCAGTGATATGGTGATTCGTTGGAGTGGTGAGACGTTCCTTGTTTTGATGGCCAATACAGATACCAAAGGCGTTAAGCGGGCCTTACAGAAAATTATGGCTGATCCATGGTTGGGCAAACGCCCAGATGGTAAATGGCTAACCGCCAGTATTGGTGTCAGTGAGCGTATTGAGGATGAGATCAGCGATTGGCCACAGATGGTAGAGCTGGTGCATGAACGGATGTGGCAAGCGAAAAAGGGTGGTAAAGGGCAGGCTGTGATCAGTGGTGGTGAGGTCATGAAACCCCAGTAA
- the thyX gene encoding FAD-dependent thymidylate synthase yields the protein MEASTGTAFQTEPTREMAAEIETRLQLNPDYAQRIGNFGFLELEESWGDEATIINTARISTTNKRVQNLEDFTDRERTLLHYLLSHNHGTPFETVHFRFRVVAPIFVLRQWMRHRICSFNEFSQRYRRPITAFYVPDQEACTVDGFEVMTQESVERYCELVESMHRFYHDEYERICTRIGDAEEAGEIEKTAGGRNPYRARARELLRNAMPVSTYSDLYWTINFRALMNFFDLRRKPNAQYEIRAYADAAYQMFCKKMPLLGETMNRVLDERAKMGLEE from the coding sequence ATGGAAGCCTCTACCGGTACTGCATTCCAAACCGAACCCACCCGCGAAATGGCCGCAGAGATTGAAACCCGTCTGCAGTTGAATCCTGACTATGCGCAACGGATCGGAAATTTTGGCTTTTTGGAACTGGAAGAGAGTTGGGGGGATGAGGCGACCATTATTAACACCGCCCGTATCTCCACCACCAATAAACGGGTACAAAACCTGGAAGATTTCACCGACCGGGAACGCACCCTGTTGCACTATCTGCTGTCCCATAACCATGGCACCCCTTTTGAAACCGTGCATTTCCGGTTTCGTGTTGTGGCACCGATTTTTGTGCTCCGTCAATGGATGCGCCACCGGATCTGTTCCTTTAATGAGTTCTCTCAGCGTTATCGCCGACCCATCACCGCGTTCTATGTGCCCGACCAAGAGGCTTGTACGGTTGATGGCTTTGAAGTGATGACCCAGGAGTCGGTAGAGCGCTATTGTGAGTTGGTGGAGTCCATGCACCGCTTTTACCATGACGAATACGAGCGTATTTGCACACGTATTGGGGATGCTGAAGAGGCGGGAGAGATTGAAAAAACAGCGGGGGGTCGTAACCCCTATCGTGCCCGTGCCCGTGAACTGTTGCGTAACGCCATGCCGGTTAGTACCTACTCCGATCTATATTGGACCATTAACTTCCGTGCATTGATGAATTTCTTTGATCTGCGTCGTAAACCCAATGCGCAGTATGAGATCCGTGCTTATGCCGATGCCGCGTACCAGATGTTCTGTAAAAAAATGCCTCTCCTTGGCGAGACCATGAACCGTGTTTTGGATGAGCGCGCCAAGATGGGTCTGGAAGAATGA
- the trmB gene encoding tRNA (guanosine(46)-N7)-methyltransferase TrmB, with the protein MSDLTTQPVANRADDVDEAELKRRRFKTHGRKKGKVNDNRLARIEQGLAQLELKAGSETREELITHLGGDAQTQRVVLEIGFGNGETLATLAGRHPEDRFIGIDVFLEGVGTLLNRLDKADISNVRLVCQNAFQVLLERIPDESLDWVIINFPDPWRKKRHFKRRIVQTAFLDALAPKMRRGADLTLATDWANYAEWMVEHIEPHAAFANQSTEPPYAPPPSWWIETNFQRKGIAAGRIIRHLHYKRS; encoded by the coding sequence ATGAGTGACCTTACCACCCAGCCGGTGGCAAATCGTGCGGATGATGTGGATGAAGCGGAGCTTAAACGGCGTCGTTTTAAGACCCATGGCCGTAAAAAAGGCAAGGTCAATGATAACCGCTTGGCCAGAATTGAGCAGGGATTGGCCCAGCTTGAACTGAAAGCAGGTAGTGAGACCCGTGAAGAGCTCATTACCCATTTGGGTGGGGATGCACAAACCCAGCGTGTGGTGTTAGAAATTGGTTTTGGTAATGGCGAAACCCTGGCCACCCTGGCTGGGCGTCACCCGGAAGACCGCTTCATTGGCATTGATGTCTTCTTGGAGGGGGTCGGTACGCTGCTCAACCGGCTGGATAAAGCAGATATTTCCAATGTTCGTTTGGTGTGCCAAAATGCTTTTCAGGTACTTTTGGAGCGTATACCGGATGAGAGCCTGGATTGGGTGATTATTAACTTCCCTGACCCTTGGCGCAAAAAACGTCACTTTAAACGGCGTATTGTCCAGACGGCATTCCTAGATGCGCTGGCGCCCAAAATGCGTAGGGGTGCAGATCTGACCTTAGCAACGGACTGGGCCAATTATGCTGAGTGGATGGTAGAGCATATTGAACCCCATGCTGCCTTTGCCAATCAATCCACCGAACCTCCCTATGCGCCACCTCCTTCCTGGTGGATTGAAACCAACTTTCAGCGTAAGGGTATCGCTGCAGGGCGTATTATCCGCCATCTGCATTATAAACGCAGTTAA